GTACCGCGCGGACGCGCTCGTGCAGGTGGAGGAGAAGGGCGCAGGGCTGGACGACCTCAAAGACCTCACCGCGATGTTCACCGGTGAGGCGCCCGCAGAGACCGAGGTGGAGATCCTCCGCTCGCGCTCCATCGTCGCCACCGTGGTGGACGAGCTGCGACTCGACGTGATCGCGGAGCCCCGCTACTTCCCGCTCGTGGGCCGGGCGATTGCGCGGCACCACAAGCAGCTGCAACTGGCCTCGCCGGTGCTCGGCCTCTCCCGCTTCGCGTGGGGCGGTGAGCGCATCCAGGTGAAGCGCCTGAAGCTGCCGAAGCTCCTGGAGGACGAGAAGCTCAAGCTCGTGGCCGGCGAGGGCGGCGCGTACGAGCTGTTCGGTCCAGACGGGGAGCTCTTGCTCAAGGGCCAGGTGGGGAAGCTCGCTGCTTCGTCGGTGGAGCAGGTCGCGGGTGACGGCAGCGCAGAGGTGGAGGCCTTCATCTCCGAGCTGGTGGCGCGCCCCGGTACCGAGTTCCGTCTGGTGAAGAAGCCCTGGGCCGAAGCCGTGGAGGACTTCCAGGAGGACCTGCGCGTCAGCGAGAAGACCAAGAACACGGGCATCATCGAGCTCGCGCTCGAGGGCAAGAGCGAGGAGCAGATCACGACCGCGCTGGACCACGTGATGGCGGTCTACGTGAAGCAGAACGTGGACCGGAAGTCCGAGACGGCCGAGAAGACGCTGGAGTTCATCAACTCGCAGCTCCCCTTGCTCAAGAGCAACCTCGACACGGCAGAGGCCAACCTCAACGCCTACCGCTCCAAGCGCGGCACCGTGGACCTCAACCTCGAGGCCCAGGCCATCGTCGATCAGACCGTGGAGTCCGAGAAGCAGCTCACGGCGCTGGAGCTCCAACGTGCGGAGCTTCGGCAGCGCTTTACGGACAGCCACCCCGCGCTGGTCGCGCTCAAGAAGCAGATCGAGCAGCTGCGCGGCCAGCAAGCAAAGGTCAACGATCGCATCAAGGGCATGCCGGAGGCGGAGCTGCAGTCCGTGCGGCTCCTGCGAGACGTGAAGGTGGCCAACGAGCTGTACCTGCTCCTGCAGAACAAGGCCCAGGAGCTGAACGTCGTGAAGTCCGGCACCATCGGCAACGTACGGGTGCTCGACCACGCCAGCATCCAGTCGAAGCCGGTGAGCCCGAAGAAGGTGCTGATCCTCGCAGGCAGTCTCTTTGTGGGCCTCGCCTTCGGCGTCGCGCTCACCTTCCTGCGCAAGGCGCTGCGCCAGGGCGTCGAAGACCCCGAGCTTCTCGAGCAGACGCTCGGCATCTCGGTGTACGCGAGCCTGCCGCATAGCCCGCGGCAGGAGGAGCTGGTGCGCGCCCAGCAGCGGGGGGCCACGGACGTAAAGCCGCTGGCGGTGGTGGAGCCCTCGGACCTTGCGATCGAAAGCCTGCGCAGCCTGCGCACGAGCCTTCAGTTCGCGCTCGCCGAGGGCGACAACAACACGATCGTGATCGGTGGCCCCCGGCCGGGCGTCGGCAAGTCCTTCGTGTCGGTGAACCTCGCGCACGTGCTGGCCGACGCGGGCCGGCGGGTGCTCCTCGTCGATGCCGACATGCGCAAGGGACTGCTCCACCGCTACTTCGGCGGCAGCCGCGACTCGGGGCTCTCAGAGCTCATCCGAGGGGCTGTGAACATGGCGACCGCGGTGCGCAGCACTCCTACGCCCAACGTGTCGTTCCTACCGACCGGCACCCTCCCACCGAACCCCTCGGAGCTTCTCGCGAGCGAGCGTTTCAAGGATCTGCTCGGGAGGCTCCAGGCCGACTTCGATGTCGTGCTCATCGACGCGCCCCCCATCCTCGCCGTCACGGATGCCGCCATCCTCGCCCGCTTCGCAGGCGTGAACCTGATGGTCATCCGATCGGGCCTGCATCCGATGCGCGAACTGACGGCAGCGGTGAGCCGCATGGAGCAGAACGGAACCCGGCCTCAGGGCTTCGTCTTCAACGACGTGCCAGTCCGCCCCGAGGGGTACGGGTTGGGCCGGTACGGGTATCACTACCAGTACGAGTACCGCTAAGTCCGCCAGTGCGGCGCGCGGGCCGCCTGCATACTTTCCACCACTTGTCGGCGACTTGAGCGCGCGCGCCTGGATTCCAGCAATCCAGGCGCATACTGTAAGTCAACCTGCGATTAGTCAATCTAAGCTGCCGACATTTAAGGGTTTGCACTCACACCGCAAAATGCTTGCCTGCTTGACGATCTCCCGCAGCGCTGCCTATACACGCCGGTCGCCATTCGTTGCAGCACGGACGATCTGCCAGTCCGGGGCATTCCACTCTGGGTGCCGCCGCAGCTGGCTCCGCCGTCGCTCGGGGGTCATGTCGTGAGCCGTATCAGCCGTTCCTTTGGTCTCCTCGCCGCGTTGATTGACGCGTTCCTGCTCGTGAGCGCCTTCGCGCTGGCGTTCCAGCTGCGCGAGCAGCTCAGTGGCTTCCCTCTCCTGGGTAACCTGCAGCCCCACGTGCTGATGGTCCCGGTGGCGGTGTCCGTGTGGGGATTCGCCGGATACTGGTCGGGGCTCTACTCCGGGCGCCGGCTGTCGCTCTGGCGTGAGGCGAAGCACCTCGTCCGCCTGACCCTCTACACGGGCCTGGTCCTCGCATCGCTCGCGTTCCTCCTCAAGCTGGAGCAGAGCCGTCCCCTCATCGTCCTCTACGTGCTGAGCGCGCTCTGCCAGACGCTCGCCTTCCGCCTCCTCCAACGCATCTTCGGCTGGGGTCAGCCGAAGGAAGCGCACCGGGTGATCGTGGTGGGCAGCGGCGCCCAGGCGGAAGCGATCTGCCGCATGCTGCGCACCCGCTCCGAGCACGGCGCGGAGCTGGTCGGGCTGGTCACGGAGGAGCACGACACTCCGGTGCCGCCGGGCGTTCGCCGCCTCGGCATCCTCGCCGACAGCGAGGCCATCTTCCGTCGCGAGATCGTGGACGAGGTCATCTTCGCGGTCCCCCGCACGGCGCTGTTCGAGGTGCAGAGCGCCTTCCAGGCCGCCGAGGACCTGGGGCTCGACACGCGCCTGTGCCTCACCTTCCTCCCGAATCGCTTCGCGCGGGTGGGATTCTCGGAGCTCGACGGGGTGCCGTCGCTCTCCTTCACGTCTGCGCCGGGCAAGCCGCTCGAGCTCGTGCTCAAGCGCGCCTTCGACATCATCGTGAGCCTCACGGCGCTCGTGCTGCTAGCGCCCGTCTTCGGGGCGATCGCGGTGGCCATCAAGCTCACCTCGAAGGGCCCCGTCTTCTTCAGCCAGAGCCGCACGGGCCTCAACGGGCGCGAGTTCCGCCTGTGGAAGTTCCGCTCGATGGTGGTCGATGCAGAGGCGCGCCTGAAGGAGCTGGCGAGCCAGAACGAGATGAGCGGGCCCGTCTTCAAGATCGACCGCGACCCGCGCATCACGGGCATCGGTCACTTCATCCGCAGGACCTCCCTGGACGAGCTGCCTCAGTTCTGGAACGTCCTCATCGGAGACATGAGCGTGGTCGGCCCCCGCCCGCTCTTCGACGTAAAGCAGTACGACGAGCGCTGGCAGTGCCGACGCCTGTCCGTGAAGCCGGGCATCACCTGCACCTGGCAGATCAGCGGCCGCAACCAGATCGACTTCGCGACTTGGATGAAGCTGGACCTCGCCTACATCGATCAGTGGTCGCTGGGGCTCGATCTCAAAATCTTCCTCAAGACGATCCCCGCGGTCCTGCTGGGCAAGGGAGCGCGCTGAGCGGTCCAGGGAATCGTACCTCGGGCCCGAGGTGTTAGCGGCGTCTCGAACACCCGGCCTGCGGACTTGCTCGAGAAGAATGTGCTTCGCGGGCACGAACAGCGCCGCTGAGCAGTCACGAGGCACCGCTGCTCGGCGATGTCCCTGATAAACCCGGTCAGAGCGTAAACATGTTTCGTTGGGGTTCAGACGGCCTGGCGCGCAATACCCTCTGGGCCCTCGCCGGCCAGGGCAGTCGTGTGCTTGTCCAGGGCGCCTACTTCGTGCTCGTTGCCCGGCTCCTCGGAGCCGACGGCTACGGCGCCTTCGCAGCAGCCACCGCCCTCTTTTCCATCTTCGCGCCCTTCGCCAATTTCGGGGCGGGCAACCTGCTGATCAAGCGGGTTGCGACCGCTCCGGATGACTTCTCTGCTGCCTGGGGCAGCGCGCTCTCGACCACCGCCACCTACGGGACTGCGCTGACGGTCGCGGTGGCGATCGTGGCTCGCCTCGTCCTTCCGGTCACCGTCCCCACGTCGCTCATCTTGGCAGTCGCCATCTCCGACCTCCTGTTCGCGCGGATCGCGGAACTCACCAGCCAGGCCTTCCAGGGCGTGGAGCGCATGGGGCGCACGGTCTACCTGCAGGTGCTGCTGAACGTGGCGCGACTGATCGGGATCGGCACTCTCGGGATGGTGGTCCGAAGCCCCACCCCGAGCCTCTGGGGTTGGTTCTACCTCGCTGGTGCCGTGGCCACGGCGGCCTACGGACTGCTCGTCGTGAAACGAGAGCTGGGGCGAGCCCGGTTCGCGGGTCTGGCAGGTTGGAGCGAGCTGCGGGAGGGCCTCTACTTCTCGACCATCATCTCCGCGCACACGATCAACAACGACATCGACAAG
This Aggregicoccus sp. 17bor-14 DNA region includes the following protein-coding sequences:
- a CDS encoding oligosaccharide flippase family protein, encoding MFRWGSDGLARNTLWALAGQGSRVLVQGAYFVLVARLLGADGYGAFAAATALFSIFAPFANFGAGNLLIKRVATAPDDFSAAWGSALSTTATYGTALTVAVAIVARLVLPVTVPTSLILAVAISDLLFARIAELTSQAFQGVERMGRTVYLQVLLNVARLIGIGTLGMVVRSPTPSLWGWFYLAGAVATAAYGLLVVKRELGRARFAGLAGWSELREGLYFSTIISAHTINNDIDKTLLARFSTLDATGIYASAYRIMDVAFTPIRSLLYSSYARFFKHGADGLAGTLAFVKRLLPVALAVSVGIFCALLVGSPLIPHILGPQFATTAITVRWLAIIPVFKTLHHLAGDALSGAGYQGRRSFVQVLVAGANVALNLVLIPRFSWKGALVTSIICDGLLACALWAVVWATRRQTKEELRPCPA
- a CDS encoding sugar transferase, giving the protein MIDAFLLVSAFALAFQLREQLSGFPLLGNLQPHVLMVPVAVSVWGFAGYWSGLYSGRRLSLWREAKHLVRLTLYTGLVLASLAFLLKLEQSRPLIVLYVLSALCQTLAFRLLQRIFGWGQPKEAHRVIVVGSGAQAEAICRMLRTRSEHGAELVGLVTEEHDTPVPPGVRRLGILADSEAIFRREIVDEVIFAVPRTALFEVQSAFQAAEDLGLDTRLCLTFLPNRFARVGFSELDGVPSLSFTSAPGKPLELVLKRAFDIIVSLTALVLLAPVFGAIAVAIKLTSKGPVFFSQSRTGLNGREFRLWKFRSMVVDAEARLKELASQNEMSGPVFKIDRDPRITGIGHFIRRTSLDELPQFWNVLIGDMSVVGPRPLFDVKQYDERWQCRRLSVKPGITCTWQISGRNQIDFATWMKLDLAYIDQWSLGLDLKIFLKTIPAVLLGKGAR
- a CDS encoding polysaccharide biosynthesis tyrosine autokinase codes for the protein MSQPGADAPLHAVPRGRAPEPDDDDLDLGQLIGTLYDGRWLIAAAALVLSALGLFYAFTATPVYRADALVQVEEKGAGLDDLKDLTAMFTGEAPAETEVEILRSRSIVATVVDELRLDVIAEPRYFPLVGRAIARHHKQLQLASPVLGLSRFAWGGERIQVKRLKLPKLLEDEKLKLVAGEGGAYELFGPDGELLLKGQVGKLAASSVEQVAGDGSAEVEAFISELVARPGTEFRLVKKPWAEAVEDFQEDLRVSEKTKNTGIIELALEGKSEEQITTALDHVMAVYVKQNVDRKSETAEKTLEFINSQLPLLKSNLDTAEANLNAYRSKRGTVDLNLEAQAIVDQTVESEKQLTALELQRAELRQRFTDSHPALVALKKQIEQLRGQQAKVNDRIKGMPEAELQSVRLLRDVKVANELYLLLQNKAQELNVVKSGTIGNVRVLDHASIQSKPVSPKKVLILAGSLFVGLAFGVALTFLRKALRQGVEDPELLEQTLGISVYASLPHSPRQEELVRAQQRGATDVKPLAVVEPSDLAIESLRSLRTSLQFALAEGDNNTIVIGGPRPGVGKSFVSVNLAHVLADAGRRVLLVDADMRKGLLHRYFGGSRDSGLSELIRGAVNMATAVRSTPTPNVSFLPTGTLPPNPSELLASERFKDLLGRLQADFDVVLIDAPPILAVTDAAILARFAGVNLMVIRSGLHPMRELTAAVSRMEQNGTRPQGFVFNDVPVRPEGYGLGRYGYHYQYEYR